The Primulina eburnea isolate SZY01 chromosome 6, ASM2296580v1, whole genome shotgun sequence genome contains a region encoding:
- the LOC140835161 gene encoding uncharacterized protein isoform X1, producing MVSGNLFHFGKNSWPPEEYINRTTLHLLDFDSASPPEQAWRRKLNGQASILKEFSVTFTEAVKMVRLGIRLWNYVQEEASHGRKAPIDPFTRESCKPSASQGVPLGGMGSGSISRGFRGEFRHFQILPGICETSPMLVNQFSIFISRGGGNKKYASVLAPGQHEGLGKSRDQGISSWGWNLTGQHSTYHALFPRAWTIYDGEPDPELKISCRQISPFIPHNYRESSLPTAVFIYTLANTGKDRAKVNLLFTWANSIGGISHMSGDHVNEPFIGEDGVSGVLLHHKTAKDNPPVTFAIAACETQNVSVSVLPCFGLTEGSCVTAKDMWAKMVQDGHFDRENYSRGPTMPSSPGETYCAAVAASTWVEPHGKCTVAFAVSWSSPKVKFCKGKSYPRRYTKYYGTSEMAAKDLVHDALTNYKLWEEEIEKWQNPILKDDRLPEWYRFTLFNELYFLVSGGTVWIDSSSQNDKSTGITSILTDSKQAETAESRVIPRSAEILKDTTENGYETSLKVDPIEGDIASRRYADQQDSSAHMEDKCFQSPSSKFMESMNCSHDVGRFLYLEGVEYIMWCTYDVHFYASFALLELFPKIELGIQREFARAVLAEDTRKVKYLAEGNWGIRKVKGAVPHDLGTHDPWHEMNAYNIHDTSRWKDLNPKFILQVYRDFAATGDFSFGADVWPAVCAAVEYMDQFDRDRDGLIENDGFPDQTYDTWTVHGISAYCGSLWLASLQAAAAMALQLGDVAFAEKCKGKFVEAKASFEEKLWNGSYFNYDSGSSSNSKSIQTDQLAGQWYTASSGLPDLFEDFKIRSTLQKIYDFNVMKIKGGRMGAVNGMYPTGKIDTTCMQSREIWTGVTYGVAATMIHAGMEEQAFTTAEGIFLAGWSEEGFGYAFQTPEGWTTGGHFRSLIYMRPLAIWGMQRALSPSKTILETPEINFMDRTHTSVTVDPSNNEPGVRKMANKARCFGNAVFHCTC from the exons ATGGTGAGTGGCAACTTGTTTCATTTCGGAAAGAATTCATGGCCTCCAGAAGAATATATAAATCGAACAACTTTGCATTTG CTGGATTTTGATAGTGCTTCCCCTCCCGAACAAGCATGGAGAAGGAAATTGAATGGCCAAGCTAGTATTCTCAAAGAATTCAGTGTCACGTTCACGGAAGCCGTGAAAATG GTTCGACTCGGAATACGTTTGTGGAATTATGTACAGGAAGAAGCGTCGCATGGAAGA AAAGCACCGATAGATCCTTTCACTCGAGAAAGTTGCAAACCTTCTGCTTCACAAGGAGTTCCGCTTGGTGGGATGGG AAGTGGTAGCATATCTAGAGGCTTCAGAGGGGAATTCAGGCATTTTCAAATACTTCCTGGCATATGTGAGACATCTCCCATGTTGGTCAACCAGTTTTCT ATTTTCATATCTCGAGGCGGAGGAAATAAAAAGTATGCATCTGTTCTAGCTCCTGGCCAGCACGAAGGTTTAGG GAAGTCTCGTGATCAAGGTATATCATCATGGGGATGGAACTTGACAGGCCAGCACTCCACATATCATGCGTTATTTCCAAGAGCGTGGACTATATATGATG GTGAACCAGATCCTGAGTTAAAAATTTCTTGTCGGCAAATATCACCATTTATACCACATAATTATCGGGAAAGCAGCCTTCCTACAGCCGTGTTCATTTACACT ttGGCAAATACTGGAAAGGACAGAGCAAAGGTCAACCTTCTTTTTACATGGGCA AATTCCATTGGAGGTATCTCACATATGTCGGGAGATCATGTTAATGAACCATTTAT AGGTGAAGATGGAGTTTCAGGCGTGCTGTTACATCACAA AACAGCAAAAGATAACCCTCCTGTGACCTTTGCCATTGCGGCATGTGAAACTCAGAATGTGAGTGTGTCAGTTTTGCCTTGTTTTGGTCTGACGGAAGGGAGCTGTGTAACTGCAAAGGATATGTGGGCTAAAATGGTTCAG GATGGCCATTTCGATCGAGAGAACTACAGCAGAGGGCCCACCATGCCATCATCACCTGGAGAGACGTACTGTGCTGCCGTTGCGGCTTCTACATGGGTCGAACCTCATGGGAAATGCACTGTTGCATTTGCTGTTTCTTGGTCGTCTCCTAAAGTTAAATTCTGCAAGGGGAAGTCCTATCCTAG GAGGTACACTAAATATTATGGCACTTCTGAAATGGCTGCTAAAGATTTGGTGCATGATGCACTTACAA ATTATAAACTATGGgaagaagagatcgaaaagtgGCAGAACCCTATTCTTAAAGACGACCGTCTTCCTGAATG GTATAGGTTTACTCTGTTCAACGAGCTATATTTTCTGGTTTCTGGGGGAACAGTCTGGATTG ACTCTTCCTCACAAAACGACAAGTCAACTGGTATCACGTCCATACTCACAGATAGTAAGCAAGCAGAAACAGCCGAATCAAGGGTAATACCCAGGTCGGCTGAAATTCTTAAAGACACGACCGAAAACGGTTACGAAACTTCTTTAAAAGTTGATCCAATAGAAGGTGATATAGCTTCTAGAAGATATGCAGATCAACAAGATTCAAGCGCTCATATGGAAGACAAGTGCTTTCAATCGCCCTCTAGCAAGTTCATGGAATCAATGAACTGCAGTCATGATGTGGGACGGTTTTTATATCTGGAAGGTGTTGAATATATAATGTGGTGTACTTATGACGTGCATTTCTATGCTTCTTTTGCACTTCTTGAGCTGTTTCCAAAAATTGAGCTTGGAATTCAGCGTGAATTTGCTAGAGCGGTATTAGCCGAGGATACAAGAAAAGTGAAATATCTTGCAGAGGGGAACTGGGGAATTCGTAAGGTGAAAGGAGCTGTTCCTCACGATCTTGGAACCCATGATCCCTGGCATGAAATGAACGCATATAACATACACGACACAAGTAGGTGGAAAGATCTGAATCCAAAGTTCATTCTTCAGGTTTATCGAGACTTTGCTGCGACAGGAGATTTCTCTTTCGGGGCTGATGTTTGGCCGGCTGTATGTGCCGCAGTCGAATACATGGATCAGTTCGATCGAGATAGAGATGGTCTGATAGAAAACGACGGGTTCCCAGATCAAACTTATGACACCTGGACTGTTCATGGTATAAGTGCCTACTGTGGTTCCTTATGGCTAGCTTCCCTCCAAGCTGCAGCAGCAATGGCCTTACAGCTAGGGGATGTTGCCTTTGCTGAGAAATGCAAAGGGAAATTCGTTGAGGCTAAAGCtagttttgaagaaaaattgtGGAATGGCTCGTATTTTAACTATGACAGTGGGTCTAGCAGTAACAGCAAGTCTATCCAGACCGATCAACTCGCCGGGCAGTGGTACACAGCATCTTCTGGCTTGCCGGATCTCTTTGAAGATTTCAAGATTCGAAGTACCCTCCAgaaaatttatgattttaatgttATGAAAATTAAAGGAGGCCGAATGGGTGCCGTAAATGGGATGTATCCAACCGGTAAGATAGACACCACGTGTATGCAATCTCGTGAAATATGGACTGGTGTGACTTATGGCGTGGCGGCTACAATGATTCATGCTGGAATGGAGGAGCAGGCCTTCACAACTGCAGAAGGTATATTCCTTGCTGGCTGGTCTGAGGAAGGGTTCGG ATACGCATTTCAGACTCCGGAAGGCTGGACCACTGGAGGGCATTTCCGATCTCTCATATACATGAGACCACTTGCGATATGGGGGATGCAACGAGCATTGTCCCCGTCTAAGACCATCCTTGAAACTCCTGAAATCAATTTCATGGATAGGACACACACATCTGTAACTGTAGATCCTTCTAATAACGAACCCGGTGTAAGAAAGATGGCGAACAAGGCGCGGTGCTTTGGCAACGCTGTATTCCACTGTACTTGCTAA
- the LOC140833622 gene encoding transcription factor FAMA-like, with amino-acid sequence MEKDGSYLGNLPGLDYSLEAHTHDQELMKQQIGETSTNQNTNQMVDYMINTTQSLPPQPSLASNFCGSSSFDKLSFADVMQFSDFGRKLALNQAKTCEEESGMDPVYFLKFPVLNDKLQEDHHLSLVAPQNFGENQVSYRGLSEERIGHDQTRVDIENNASAQLRFLGENLEKRPLTEGGSKSRKKRPRTSKTSDQVESQRMTHIAVERNRRKQMNEHLHVLRSLMPSSYVQRGDQASIIGGAIEFVRELEQLLQCLESQKRRRLYGDGQRPGETSLGVQTPQPPLIFPPLGGPNDHQGKLLEYESGLQEETGQSKSCLADVEVKVLGFDALIKILSRRRVGQLVKLIAALEDLQLSILHTNITTIEQTVLYSYSVKIGGEARVTAEDIANSVQQIFSFIHANSGI; translated from the exons ATGGAGAAAGATGGAAGCTACCTG GGAAACCTGCCTGGACTTGACTATTCTCTTGAAGCTCACACTCATGATCAAGAATTAATGAAGCAACAAATTGGAGAAACATCCACTAATCAAAATACGAACCAAATGGTGGATTACATGATAAATACGACACAATCGCTGCCACCACAGCCTTCTTTAGCGTCCAATTTCTGTGGTTCATCTTCATTCGACAAGTTGAGTTTTGCAGATGTGATGCAGTTCTCTGATTTTGGCCGTAAGTTGGCCTTAAATCAAGCCAAAACCTGCGAGGAAGAGAGCGGGATGGATCCTGTTTACTTCCTCAAGTTCCCTGTTCTCAACGACAAGTTGCAGGAGGATCATCATCTCTCTTTAGTGGCTCCTCAAAATTTTGGAGAAAATCAAGTAAGTTACAGAGGGTTGAGTGAAGAAAGAATAGGTCATGATCAAACTAGGGTTGATATCGAAAATAATGCTTCAGCTCAATTGAGGTTTCTGggagaaaatctcgaaaaaaGACCATTAACAGAAGGCGGAAGTAAGAGCAGGAAAAAAAGGCCAAGAACTTCGAAGACAAGTGATCAAGTTGAGAGTCAAAGGATGACACATATCGCAGTTGAAAGAAACCGAAGGAAGCAAATGAACGAGCACCTTCACGTCTTAAGGTCTCTGATGCCTAGTTCTTACGTCCAAAGG GGTGATCAAGCTTCGATAATTGGTGGAGCCATTGAATTTGTGAGGGAATTAGAACAACTCCTCCAATGCCTGGAATCACAGAAAAGAAGGCGACTCTATGGCGATGGCCAGAGGCCAGGAGAGACGTCTCTCGGTGTCCAAACGCCTCAACCGCCATTGATCTTTCCTCCCCTGGGTGGTCCAAATGATCATCAAGGGAAGCTTCTTGAATATGAATCTGGATTACAAGAGGAAACAGGTCAGAGTAAGTCATGCTTGGCAGATGTGGAAGTGAAAGTTTTAGGGTTTGACGCTTTAATCAAGATTTTATCAAGGAGAAGAGTTGGCCAGCTGGTAAAATTGATCGCTGCACTTGAAGATTTGCAGCTCAGTATTCTTCATACCAATATCACAACTATTGAGCAGACTGTTCTCTATTCTTACAGTGTCAAG attgGTGGAGAAGCAAGGGTTACAGCGGAAGATATAGCGAACTCGGTCCAGCAAATATTTAGTTTTATCCATGCAAATAGTGGCATATAA
- the LOC140835162 gene encoding LOW QUALITY PROTEIN: uncharacterized protein (The sequence of the model RefSeq protein was modified relative to this genomic sequence to represent the inferred CDS: inserted 1 base in 1 codon), whose product MKSEFYNENGRNTGSDSANATPSDLNYGNEYQRNVSVQTGEEFSPEFLRDRVMSRRNPFVNEVDCNTKNKQCSDVSQNQHHLAYEDLTGHPGSRTSDGSFSGKMKFLCSFSGRIFPRPNDGKLRYVGGETKILSIRKNVTYVELMRKTCGICNQAHTIKYQLPGEDLDALISVSSDEDLHHMIEEYHDLERSSQRLRIFLVSSSDGEGSCSLDPKTTQKGDADRYVVAVNGMFDPSHQRSSSRESLASQRGSNLDGSPTIQRDSPSSHHRKEKRSEGSSTNLKFRPSSPVSQFLNASYILSPPLSPVRFKEPKNSYIKRYEDVLYHDDCEYSHPNVMDAPGFDHPSWADATGYRVPVIGSPTMGSHLRKSSKEFENLPSCDPSNFNRRGSKNTVRQYEERPSEVSSSYQLRVVSQQQRMADENYQVFSHKNCLSQENVNGNEDYIEWCLDTTVSVENKDTSFVTGMKQSGTTTDYAPDAKFVEHKWNLPKIICLPDSNLGSHTPIPQMQGPENPASLSNYMENPSEIHSQPLQNPHKIGTPEIPVIVEDVTDHVPLDVPFSSKAIPHVQDEPIDEIESPGQETETGSVIPESDYDVFSADEDNKDESISDAAIIEMEAGIYGLQIIKNADLEDLHELGSGTFGTVYHGKWRGTDVAIKRIKKSCFAGRSSEQERLTKDFWREAQILSKLHHPNVVAFYGVVPDGPETTLATVTEYMANGSLRRVLLKKERALDRRKXMIIALDAAFGMEYLHLKSIVHFDLKCDNLLVNLGDPHRPVCKVGDFGLSRIKQNTLVSGGVRGTLPWMAPELLNGSSSRVSEKVDVFSFGIAMWEILTGEEPYANMHCGAIIGGIVNNTLRPPIPERCDEEWRNLMEECWTHDPAIRPSFTEITNRLRAMSTALQPKKFSRVKR is encoded by the exons ATGAAGAGCGAATTTTATAATGAGAATGGCCGAAACACAGGTTCTGATTCAGCCAATGCCACTCCAAGTGATCTAAACTATGGAAATGAATACCAGCGTAATGTTTCTGTTCAGACTGGTGAAGAATTTTCACCTGAGTTTTTGAGGGATCGTGTTATGTCTAGAAGAAATCCTTTTGTGAATGAGGTAGATTGTAATACAAAGAATAAGCAATGTTCGGATGTTTCCCAGAATCAGCACCATCTTGCGTATGAGGATCTAACAGGTCATCCTGGATCAAGAACATCAGATGGTTCGTTCTCGGGAAAAATGAAATTTCTGTGCAGCTTCAGTGGAAGAATATTTCCGAGACCGAATGATGGGAAGCTTAGATATGTCGGTGGAGAGACGAAAATTTTATCTATTCGGAAAAACGTAACTTATGTCGAGCTTATGAGAAAGACCTGTGGAATTTGTAATCAAGCTCACACAATTAAGTACCAGCTTCCTGGTGAAGACTTGGATGCACTTATATCCGTCTCTTCAGATGAGGATCTTCATCATATGATAGAAGAGTACCATGATTTAGAGAGAAGTTCTCAAAGACTAAGAATATTTCTTGTTTCTTCGAGTGATGGTGAAGGCTCGTGTTCTTTGGACCCGAAGACCACACAGAAAGGTGATGCCGATCGGTATGTTGTTGCGGTAAATGGCATGTTTGATCCAAGCCATCAAAGGAGCTCAAGTCGGGAGAGTTTGGCAAGCCAGAGGGGAAGTAATCTGGATGGAAGTCCTACCATTCAGAGGGACTCCCCATCATCACATCATCGTAAAGAGAAAAGAAGCGAAGGAAGCTCCACAAATCTGAAATTTAGGCCTTCAAGTCCTGTTTCACAATTTCTTAACGCATCTTATATTCTGTCTCCTCCTCTGTCTCCCGTTCGGTTTAAAGAGCCAAAGAATTCTTACATAAAACGTTATGAAGACGTTTTGTATCATGATGACTGTGAATATTCTCATCCAAATGTGATGGATGCCCCAGGTTTCGACCACCCCTCATGGGCTGATGCCACAGGTTATCGTGTGCCAGTGATAGGTAGTCCTACAATGGGCTCTCACCTTCGGAAGTCAAGTAAAGAATTTGAGAATCTTCCATCATGTGATCCAAGTAACTTTAATAGGAGAGGTTCGAAAAATACTGTGCGACAGTATGAAGAGAGGCCTTCAGAAGTTTCCAGCTCATATCAACTAAGGGTAGTATCACAACAACAACGGATGGCAGATGAGAATTATCAAGTTTTCTCGCATAAGAATTGTCTCTCTCAAGAAAATGTGAATGGTAATGAGGATTATATTGAATGGTGTCTAGATACAACCGTTTCGGTTGAAAACAAGGACACTTCTTTCGTTACAGGTATGAAACAAAGCGGCACCACCACCGATTATGCTCCAGATGCCAAATTTGTGGAGCACAAATGGAATTTGCCAAAAATAATATGTCTCCCAGACTCAAACCTTGGTTCACATACCCCTATCCCACAAATGCAAGGGCCCGAGAATCCTGCCTCATTGTCTAATTATATGGAAAATCCATCAGAAATCCATTCTCAACCTTTACAGAACCCTCACAAAATCGGCACACCAGAAATTCCAGTAATAGTTGAAGATGTGACGGATCATGTGCCACTGGATGTCCCGTTCTCCTCTAAGGCTATTCCTCATGTACAGGACGAACCGATTGATGAGATAGAATCACCCGGACAAGAAACTGAAACTGGAAGTGTCATCCCCGAATCTGACTATGAT GTTTTTAGTGCTGATGAAGATAATAAGGATGAATCGATAAGTGATGCTGCAATAATAGAAATGGAAGCTGGCATATATGGTTTGCAG ATCATTAAAAATGCTGATCTTGAAGACCTACACGAGTTGGGATCTGGTACATTTGGAACTGTTTATCATGGAAAGTGGAGGGGAACAGATGTTGCCATCAAGAGAATAAAGAAGAGTTGTTTTGCAGGGAGATCCTCAGAACAAGAAAGACTG ACTAAAGATTTTTGGAGGGAGGCTCAAATTCTTTCCAAACTTCACCATCCAAATGTAGTAGCGTTCTATGGAGTTGTTCCTGATGGACCTGAAACCACGTTAGCTACTGTAACTGAGTACATGGCTAATGGATCGTTAAGGCGTGTCCTATTAAAGAAAGAAAG GGCACTTGATCGGCGTA AAATGATAATTGCATTGGATGCTGCCTTTGGCATGGAGTACTTGCATTTGAAAAGCATTGttcattttgatttaaaatgtGATAATTTGCTGGTAAACTTAGGAGATCCACATCGACCCGTGTGCAAA GTTGGCGATTTTGGACTATCAAGAATCAAGCAGAACACCCTTGTGTCAGGTGGTGTGCGCGGAACGCTTCCGTGGATGGCTCCCGAGCTACTAAATGGAAGTAGTAGTCGAGTTTCTGAAAAA GTTGATGTTTTCTCGTTCGGAATTGCTATGTGGGAAATCTTGACTGGCGAAGAACCGTATGCAAACATGCATTGTGGAGCTATTATTG GTGGGATTGTAAATAATACACTTCGGCCACCGATCCCGGAACGGTGCGACGAAGAATGGAGAAATTTGATGGAAGAATGCTGGACACATGATCCTGCTATCAGGCCTTCTTTTACAGAAATAACAAACAGACTTCGTGCTATGTCCACTGCTCTCCAACCAAAGAAATTCAGTAGAGTCAAAAGATGA
- the LOC140835161 gene encoding uncharacterized protein isoform X2: MVSGNLFHFGKNSWPPEEYINRTTLHLLDFDSASPPEQAWRRKLNGQASILKEFSVTFTEAVKMVRLGIRLWNYVQEEASHGRKAPIDPFTRESCKPSASQGVPLGGMGSGSISRGFRGEFRHFQILPGICETSPMLVNQFSIFISRGGGNKKYASVLAPGQHEGLGKSRDQGISSWGWNLTGQHSTYHALFPRAWTIYDGEPDPELKISCRQISPFIPHNYRESSLPTAVFIYTLANTGKDRAKVNLLFTWNSIGGISHMSGDHVNEPFIGEDGVSGVLLHHKTAKDNPPVTFAIAACETQNVSVSVLPCFGLTEGSCVTAKDMWAKMVQDGHFDRENYSRGPTMPSSPGETYCAAVAASTWVEPHGKCTVAFAVSWSSPKVKFCKGKSYPRRYTKYYGTSEMAAKDLVHDALTNYKLWEEEIEKWQNPILKDDRLPEWYRFTLFNELYFLVSGGTVWIDSSSQNDKSTGITSILTDSKQAETAESRVIPRSAEILKDTTENGYETSLKVDPIEGDIASRRYADQQDSSAHMEDKCFQSPSSKFMESMNCSHDVGRFLYLEGVEYIMWCTYDVHFYASFALLELFPKIELGIQREFARAVLAEDTRKVKYLAEGNWGIRKVKGAVPHDLGTHDPWHEMNAYNIHDTSRWKDLNPKFILQVYRDFAATGDFSFGADVWPAVCAAVEYMDQFDRDRDGLIENDGFPDQTYDTWTVHGISAYCGSLWLASLQAAAAMALQLGDVAFAEKCKGKFVEAKASFEEKLWNGSYFNYDSGSSSNSKSIQTDQLAGQWYTASSGLPDLFEDFKIRSTLQKIYDFNVMKIKGGRMGAVNGMYPTGKIDTTCMQSREIWTGVTYGVAATMIHAGMEEQAFTTAEGIFLAGWSEEGFGYAFQTPEGWTTGGHFRSLIYMRPLAIWGMQRALSPSKTILETPEINFMDRTHTSVTVDPSNNEPGVRKMANKARCFGNAVFHCTC; the protein is encoded by the exons ATGGTGAGTGGCAACTTGTTTCATTTCGGAAAGAATTCATGGCCTCCAGAAGAATATATAAATCGAACAACTTTGCATTTG CTGGATTTTGATAGTGCTTCCCCTCCCGAACAAGCATGGAGAAGGAAATTGAATGGCCAAGCTAGTATTCTCAAAGAATTCAGTGTCACGTTCACGGAAGCCGTGAAAATG GTTCGACTCGGAATACGTTTGTGGAATTATGTACAGGAAGAAGCGTCGCATGGAAGA AAAGCACCGATAGATCCTTTCACTCGAGAAAGTTGCAAACCTTCTGCTTCACAAGGAGTTCCGCTTGGTGGGATGGG AAGTGGTAGCATATCTAGAGGCTTCAGAGGGGAATTCAGGCATTTTCAAATACTTCCTGGCATATGTGAGACATCTCCCATGTTGGTCAACCAGTTTTCT ATTTTCATATCTCGAGGCGGAGGAAATAAAAAGTATGCATCTGTTCTAGCTCCTGGCCAGCACGAAGGTTTAGG GAAGTCTCGTGATCAAGGTATATCATCATGGGGATGGAACTTGACAGGCCAGCACTCCACATATCATGCGTTATTTCCAAGAGCGTGGACTATATATGATG GTGAACCAGATCCTGAGTTAAAAATTTCTTGTCGGCAAATATCACCATTTATACCACATAATTATCGGGAAAGCAGCCTTCCTACAGCCGTGTTCATTTACACT ttGGCAAATACTGGAAAGGACAGAGCAAAGGTCAACCTTCTTTTTACATGG AATTCCATTGGAGGTATCTCACATATGTCGGGAGATCATGTTAATGAACCATTTAT AGGTGAAGATGGAGTTTCAGGCGTGCTGTTACATCACAA AACAGCAAAAGATAACCCTCCTGTGACCTTTGCCATTGCGGCATGTGAAACTCAGAATGTGAGTGTGTCAGTTTTGCCTTGTTTTGGTCTGACGGAAGGGAGCTGTGTAACTGCAAAGGATATGTGGGCTAAAATGGTTCAG GATGGCCATTTCGATCGAGAGAACTACAGCAGAGGGCCCACCATGCCATCATCACCTGGAGAGACGTACTGTGCTGCCGTTGCGGCTTCTACATGGGTCGAACCTCATGGGAAATGCACTGTTGCATTTGCTGTTTCTTGGTCGTCTCCTAAAGTTAAATTCTGCAAGGGGAAGTCCTATCCTAG GAGGTACACTAAATATTATGGCACTTCTGAAATGGCTGCTAAAGATTTGGTGCATGATGCACTTACAA ATTATAAACTATGGgaagaagagatcgaaaagtgGCAGAACCCTATTCTTAAAGACGACCGTCTTCCTGAATG GTATAGGTTTACTCTGTTCAACGAGCTATATTTTCTGGTTTCTGGGGGAACAGTCTGGATTG ACTCTTCCTCACAAAACGACAAGTCAACTGGTATCACGTCCATACTCACAGATAGTAAGCAAGCAGAAACAGCCGAATCAAGGGTAATACCCAGGTCGGCTGAAATTCTTAAAGACACGACCGAAAACGGTTACGAAACTTCTTTAAAAGTTGATCCAATAGAAGGTGATATAGCTTCTAGAAGATATGCAGATCAACAAGATTCAAGCGCTCATATGGAAGACAAGTGCTTTCAATCGCCCTCTAGCAAGTTCATGGAATCAATGAACTGCAGTCATGATGTGGGACGGTTTTTATATCTGGAAGGTGTTGAATATATAATGTGGTGTACTTATGACGTGCATTTCTATGCTTCTTTTGCACTTCTTGAGCTGTTTCCAAAAATTGAGCTTGGAATTCAGCGTGAATTTGCTAGAGCGGTATTAGCCGAGGATACAAGAAAAGTGAAATATCTTGCAGAGGGGAACTGGGGAATTCGTAAGGTGAAAGGAGCTGTTCCTCACGATCTTGGAACCCATGATCCCTGGCATGAAATGAACGCATATAACATACACGACACAAGTAGGTGGAAAGATCTGAATCCAAAGTTCATTCTTCAGGTTTATCGAGACTTTGCTGCGACAGGAGATTTCTCTTTCGGGGCTGATGTTTGGCCGGCTGTATGTGCCGCAGTCGAATACATGGATCAGTTCGATCGAGATAGAGATGGTCTGATAGAAAACGACGGGTTCCCAGATCAAACTTATGACACCTGGACTGTTCATGGTATAAGTGCCTACTGTGGTTCCTTATGGCTAGCTTCCCTCCAAGCTGCAGCAGCAATGGCCTTACAGCTAGGGGATGTTGCCTTTGCTGAGAAATGCAAAGGGAAATTCGTTGAGGCTAAAGCtagttttgaagaaaaattgtGGAATGGCTCGTATTTTAACTATGACAGTGGGTCTAGCAGTAACAGCAAGTCTATCCAGACCGATCAACTCGCCGGGCAGTGGTACACAGCATCTTCTGGCTTGCCGGATCTCTTTGAAGATTTCAAGATTCGAAGTACCCTCCAgaaaatttatgattttaatgttATGAAAATTAAAGGAGGCCGAATGGGTGCCGTAAATGGGATGTATCCAACCGGTAAGATAGACACCACGTGTATGCAATCTCGTGAAATATGGACTGGTGTGACTTATGGCGTGGCGGCTACAATGATTCATGCTGGAATGGAGGAGCAGGCCTTCACAACTGCAGAAGGTATATTCCTTGCTGGCTGGTCTGAGGAAGGGTTCGG ATACGCATTTCAGACTCCGGAAGGCTGGACCACTGGAGGGCATTTCCGATCTCTCATATACATGAGACCACTTGCGATATGGGGGATGCAACGAGCATTGTCCCCGTCTAAGACCATCCTTGAAACTCCTGAAATCAATTTCATGGATAGGACACACACATCTGTAACTGTAGATCCTTCTAATAACGAACCCGGTGTAAGAAAGATGGCGAACAAGGCGCGGTGCTTTGGCAACGCTGTATTCCACTGTACTTGCTAA